The following coding sequences are from one bacterium SCSIO 12741 window:
- a CDS encoding YeeE/YedE family protein, with the protein MDFILNPWPWYVSGPLITLVMFLLIYEGKNFGMSSNLRTVCSMGGAGAVADFFKFDWKSQRWNLMVVLGAMVGGFLAHTFLTPDQTIDLNPTTIESLRELGFNTPGSQYVPAELYGWDAVLSLKGFLILAIGGLLVGFGARYAGGCTSGHAISGLSNLQWPSLVAVIGFFVGGLIMTHLLLPVIL; encoded by the coding sequence ATGGATTTTATTTTGAATCCCTGGCCCTGGTATGTCTCGGGCCCATTGATCACGCTGGTCATGTTTCTTTTGATCTACGAGGGAAAAAACTTTGGTATGTCATCCAATCTTCGAACGGTATGTTCGATGGGTGGAGCAGGGGCCGTCGCCGATTTTTTCAAGTTTGACTGGAAGTCTCAGCGCTGGAACCTTATGGTTGTTTTGGGAGCCATGGTTGGAGGCTTTCTGGCCCACACTTTCTTAACTCCTGATCAAACCATCGATCTAAATCCTACCACCATTGAATCCCTGCGGGAACTCGGATTCAATACACCAGGCAGTCAATATGTGCCAGCTGAGCTTTACGGATGGGACGCCGTATTGAGCTTAAAAGGCTTTTTGATTTTGGCCATCGGTGGACTATTGGTTGGTTTTGGTGCTCGCTACGCTGGTGGATGTACTTCAGGACACGCCATTAGCGGACTGAGTAACCTCCAGTGGCCTTCGTTGGTAGCTGTTATTGGCTTCTTCGTAGGCGGCCTTATAATGACCCATTTATTGTTACCTGTAATCCTTTAA
- a CDS encoding universal stress protein: MKVLMLTKFSETDSYVNQFAERIHEKEPLEVELLHVVSSYSEVPLKDDGSITDYCSDIDLSQLYAQQAKAREKSQAYSKSPVIKKVSVLIGQLDKIVAYKLRNENFDALFMGAHPTKFYEDFFINTTLERMIKSVDIPVLSLKCDRSGDHTIERIGLFDDFEEDHSKNVRQVRIMADAFGAEVHLYKIMHGSGGADAETYRKRMEKFAQDNELKRVVLHVLNESGSDESKLTQHLLEDNLQMIVVSELHRDSLSWIYPKDLKTAVANHVFAPLFIY; encoded by the coding sequence ATGAAAGTACTTATGCTTACTAAGTTCTCTGAGACCGATTCGTACGTGAATCAGTTTGCAGAGCGTATCCATGAAAAAGAACCCCTGGAAGTAGAATTACTCCACGTGGTTAGTTCCTATTCCGAAGTGCCTTTAAAGGACGACGGCTCCATTACCGATTATTGTTCTGATATCGATTTATCCCAGCTATACGCCCAACAGGCGAAGGCTCGAGAAAAGTCTCAAGCCTATTCTAAGAGCCCGGTGATAAAGAAGGTTTCTGTGCTGATCGGTCAGTTGGATAAGATTGTGGCTTACAAGCTCCGAAACGAAAACTTTGACGCTCTATTTATGGGTGCTCATCCAACTAAGTTCTATGAGGACTTCTTCATCAATACCACTTTGGAAAGGATGATTAAATCGGTTGACATTCCAGTATTGAGCCTGAAATGTGATCGTTCGGGTGATCATACCATTGAGCGAATAGGCCTATTTGATGATTTCGAAGAAGACCATTCCAAGAATGTGCGCCAGGTTCGAATAATGGCCGATGCCTTCGGAGCGGAGGTTCATCTTTACAAGATTATGCATGGTTCTGGTGGAGCGGATGCTGAAACCTATCGGAAGCGGATGGAAAAGTTTGCCCAGGATAATGAACTCAAACGAGTAGTGCTTCATGTGCTCAACGAGAGTGGAAGTGACGAAAGCAAATTGACCCAGCATCTTTTGGAGGATAACCTTCAGATGATTGTGGTTTCTGAGCTGCACCGTGATTCCCTTTCCTGGATTTACCCCAAAGATTTAAAAACCGCAGTGGCTAATCACGTTTTTGCGCCACTCTTTATTTACTAA
- a CDS encoding Crp/Fnr family transcriptional regulator — MKEILQQRFSYLFEQELLNDMDACGTYKEVKRDEVLIDIGDYLKNMPIMLEGAIKILKADDDGNEVLLYYLEPGDTCAMTLTCCVNHKKSNIKAVAETEVKLLVVPTSKMEEWLTYKSWRDFVFESYNNRLNEMLEAIDDLAFLNLQERLTKYLKNSVMINSTAELSLTHQKIAYELNTSRVVVSRLLKKLEKEGEIKLHRNKVEVLHF; from the coding sequence ATGAAAGAAATACTCCAACAGCGTTTTAGTTACCTTTTCGAGCAAGAGCTGCTCAATGATATGGATGCCTGTGGCACCTATAAAGAGGTAAAACGCGATGAAGTATTAATCGACATAGGAGATTACCTCAAAAATATGCCCATCATGCTAGAAGGAGCCATCAAAATCCTCAAGGCAGATGATGATGGTAATGAGGTGTTGTTGTATTATTTAGAACCGGGAGACACTTGTGCGATGACCCTCACTTGCTGCGTAAATCACAAGAAGAGCAACATCAAGGCCGTGGCTGAAACGGAGGTTAAATTGCTCGTGGTACCTACCAGCAAAATGGAGGAGTGGTTGACGTATAAATCTTGGCGCGATTTTGTATTTGAAAGCTACAACAACCGTTTAAACGAAATGCTCGAAGCCATCGACGACCTGGCCTTTCTAAACCTTCAAGAGCGCCTGACCAAATACCTGAAGAATAGTGTAATGATCAACTCTACAGCCGAGTTATCATTAACCCATCAGAAAATTGCTTACGAGCTAAACACCAGTCGGGTTGTCGTATCCAGATTACTTAAAAAACTGGAAAAAGAAGGTGAAATCAAACTTCACCGCAACAAGGTAGAGGTATTGCATTTCTAA
- a CDS encoding thioredoxin family protein: MKPFILILTTLTLTFGSLTASSQAAPNNEESLHWYVKLEEAQAESKKTDKPIFAFFTGSDWCGWCMKLQANVFRKPAFVAWANENVILLELDYPRRKQLPPELAAQNRELKNFFQPRGFPTIWIFDMSYNEEAKSYQITPFGNLGYPSGSQPGQEEVKFIQTANQILANKDKMQQQQQPAAN; the protein is encoded by the coding sequence ATGAAACCGTTTATCCTTATTCTTACCACCCTCACGTTAACCTTTGGAAGTTTGACTGCCTCATCGCAGGCCGCTCCTAATAATGAAGAATCCTTGCATTGGTATGTGAAGCTTGAAGAGGCCCAGGCTGAATCTAAAAAGACGGATAAGCCCATTTTTGCTTTCTTCACTGGAAGTGACTGGTGCGGATGGTGCATGAAGCTGCAGGCAAATGTGTTTAGAAAACCTGCCTTTGTTGCATGGGCCAACGAAAATGTGATTCTACTCGAATTGGATTACCCAAGAAGAAAGCAGCTTCCGCCAGAATTGGCCGCTCAAAACAGAGAGCTCAAAAACTTTTTTCAGCCACGTGGTTTTCCTACCATCTGGATTTTTGATATGAGCTACAACGAAGAAGCGAAGTCTTACCAAATTACTCCTTTTGGCAACTTGGGTTATCCAAGCGGCAGTCAACCCGGTCAAGAAGAGGTGAAGTTCATTCAAACGGCTAATCAAATTTTGGCCAACAAAGACAAGATGCAGCAGCAACAACAGCCTGCTGCGAATTAA
- a CDS encoding response regulator transcription factor, translated as MAVREVAEGKVFMSPEAAESLLHRLNTPSETEQSSRYSLTERELDVLQEICKGKTTAEIAESLFISEHTVKTHRKKLIAKLPVNNATGLVRFAIDNGLC; from the coding sequence TTGGCCGTAAGAGAAGTGGCAGAAGGAAAAGTATTCATGTCGCCAGAGGCTGCCGAATCACTGCTTCATAGGCTTAACACTCCTTCCGAAACGGAACAATCTTCCCGCTACTCACTAACCGAAAGGGAACTGGATGTTCTTCAAGAAATATGCAAGGGCAAAACAACCGCTGAAATTGCAGAATCACTTTTCATATCCGAACATACCGTTAAAACACATCGAAAAAAACTAATCGCCAAGCTCCCCGTAAACAACGCCACCGGCCTAGTCCGGTTTGCAATAGACAACGGTCTGTGTTAA
- a CDS encoding response regulator transcription factor: MNDRIQIVLVDDHQVFREGLKALLEEEKDLNCIGEASDSKSLFRLLNRVSPNLILLDIQLPGENGLEIARKLKEKHPHIRILILSTHPESEFIQTALNSGHMAMSSKLLAAKS; this comes from the coding sequence ATGAATGATAGGATTCAAATAGTCCTGGTGGACGATCACCAGGTTTTTAGGGAAGGCCTTAAGGCACTGCTGGAGGAAGAGAAGGATCTAAACTGCATCGGTGAGGCCTCAGATTCCAAATCCCTTTTTAGGTTACTCAATCGGGTGAGTCCGAATTTGATACTTCTTGATATTCAGTTACCCGGTGAAAATGGGCTGGAAATCGCTCGCAAATTGAAAGAAAAGCATCCTCATATCCGAATTCTCATCTTGTCTACTCATCCCGAAAGTGAGTTTATTCAAACCGCCTTAAACTCTGGGCACATGGCTATGTCCTCAAAACTGCTGGCAGCAAAATCCTAA
- a CDS encoding tetratricopeptide repeat protein produces the protein MKRKLSATLIILLVFLQAYALQKDIRDSVLSLQHFPSQIDQRVDTLNEWAWKSRNDEPQKGLDYANWALVLSEKHKYTKGLADAESRLGTLSLRFDRVEEALNHFRHCANLRYQQGDSLGATNVRQQIALCYRMLREFSEGMKEWVAVLTYLENHGDSLHLARAYNGYGLFQLEAKEWEMAKNYFQKGLEIAERGKFQPHLAELQTNMSNYYYYRNQLDSAIYFLELASAYWHEEGSLQKEAMHAINKGNVYQELGDLGNAERQFRIALSNYQKLELPGAQMETWFNLGRNYELKKQMDSAKSCFEQAIELAEANNLAWLIRELLPQIAEFYHQQNESEYAFELMRRYTEVRDSLFTLEKNQQKAELESEFELQKSRKDLELAAQRNAQQRKENHLMALIGASLGLLLLISGIAFWLFYQRQQTRIRLDEERLLKKDQEISLNGARAMLNGQEKERKRMASELHDSLGNLLATLRLQYDRLHDRLEKHPQMPDEVLTKMDYLLDETTSEVRRISHNMQSGVLNQFGFVKAVENLCDALESSGKIKVQLITAGWEKPLEKNLETSLFRIIQELTTNVIKHAQASFIKLTLIQKEKEVILEIKDNGKGFDQDDPESGIGLTNIRSRTQVLNGTLTLKSEPGNGVEVRLRIPLKQVKNDE, from the coding sequence ATGAAGCGAAAGCTGTCAGCCACCCTTATTATACTCTTGGTTTTTCTTCAGGCTTATGCCTTGCAGAAGGATATTCGAGATAGTGTCCTTTCGCTCCAGCACTTCCCCTCACAAATTGATCAACGTGTAGATACCTTAAACGAATGGGCGTGGAAGAGCCGCAATGATGAACCACAAAAAGGGCTCGACTATGCGAATTGGGCCTTGGTCTTATCCGAAAAACACAAATACACCAAAGGATTGGCTGATGCTGAATCCCGGTTGGGGACACTTTCCTTACGGTTTGACCGAGTGGAGGAGGCCTTGAATCACTTTCGCCATTGTGCGAACCTACGCTACCAACAAGGTGATAGTTTGGGAGCAACCAATGTGCGACAGCAAATAGCCCTGTGCTACCGGATGTTGCGAGAGTTTTCAGAAGGCATGAAGGAGTGGGTAGCCGTGCTTACTTATTTGGAAAATCACGGAGATAGTTTGCACCTGGCCCGGGCCTATAATGGATATGGATTGTTTCAGCTTGAAGCTAAAGAATGGGAAATGGCGAAAAACTATTTCCAAAAGGGCCTTGAGATAGCCGAACGTGGAAAATTTCAACCGCATTTAGCTGAACTGCAAACCAACATGTCTAATTACTACTATTACCGCAATCAATTAGACAGTGCCATTTACTTTCTGGAATTGGCAAGTGCATACTGGCATGAGGAAGGCAGCCTTCAAAAGGAAGCTATGCATGCGATCAATAAGGGGAATGTATATCAGGAACTTGGCGATTTGGGAAACGCAGAACGTCAATTTCGGATCGCATTGAGCAATTACCAAAAGCTTGAATTACCCGGAGCTCAAATGGAAACCTGGTTCAATCTTGGCCGCAATTATGAACTAAAGAAGCAAATGGATTCCGCAAAATCTTGTTTTGAGCAAGCGATAGAACTGGCCGAAGCCAATAACCTGGCCTGGCTCATTCGGGAATTGTTGCCTCAAATTGCCGAATTCTATCACCAACAAAATGAATCTGAATATGCCTTTGAGCTTATGAGGCGCTATACCGAGGTACGCGATTCTCTATTTACGTTAGAAAAAAATCAACAAAAGGCCGAATTAGAATCGGAGTTTGAATTGCAAAAGAGCAGGAAGGACCTCGAATTGGCTGCTCAAAGAAATGCCCAACAGAGGAAGGAAAACCACCTCATGGCGCTTATTGGTGCATCCTTGGGGCTTTTGCTCCTAATTTCAGGAATAGCATTTTGGCTGTTTTATCAAAGGCAACAAACCCGTATCCGATTGGATGAAGAACGACTCCTCAAAAAAGATCAGGAGATTTCACTCAATGGGGCCCGGGCCATGCTCAATGGGCAAGAAAAGGAACGTAAACGAATGGCTTCTGAACTCCACGATAGTTTGGGAAACTTGCTGGCGACACTGCGCCTCCAATACGACCGATTGCATGACCGATTGGAAAAACATCCTCAAATGCCGGATGAAGTATTGACCAAAATGGATTACCTCCTCGATGAAACTACCTCCGAGGTGAGGCGCATCTCTCACAATATGCAATCGGGAGTGCTCAATCAATTTGGATTTGTTAAAGCGGTTGAAAACCTCTGTGATGCTTTAGAATCATCGGGGAAAATTAAGGTTCAATTGATCACTGCGGGTTGGGAAAAACCGCTGGAAAAAAACTTGGAGACTTCGCTGTTTCGAATTATTCAAGAATTGACTACCAATGTGATCAAACATGCCCAGGCCAGTTTCATCAAGCTTACCTTGATTCAAAAAGAGAAGGAAGTGATTCTGGAGATCAAGGACAATGGAAAAGGATTTGACCAAGACGATCCGGAAAGTGGAATCGGATTAACCAATATTCGCTCAAGAACACAAGTGTTAAATGGAACACTAACCCTTAAAAGTGAACCTGGAAATGGGGTAGAGGTACGCCTTAGAATTCCCCTAAAACAAGTGAAAAACGATGAATGA
- a CDS encoding trypsin-like serine protease: protein MLRLFQTTNPAILHQYTALLGSIASRQLVQSLNKKDNRVDIHSIEDLAFWDNKYQMGNYTFRRKPREVIQKIMKQSLQVCAVMRAPKHDRNGQSHLMLPSTNLEQRYDRQGGGKRVICRQERFADQPSFKCATGVLIGKRTILTAGHLFYNNGKRLKDKDILNDYRFVFNYRHTNENRSLHTEAKTRYHKAEEVFWAKEVRLIRYNFTQDFALIELYKDVPWYDLKTINRHAPAAQKGQPLYMLGHGLGLPMKYSDEAKVQRMLTKDLYESNLDAFQGDSGAPVFSARNFHLTGILVGGQRDFTQYTEVGCVISRDPNNPANSFRKKAIEKVQRMDAINEEIKKLKIEIN from the coding sequence ATGTTAAGGTTATTTCAAACGACCAATCCAGCGATTCTGCACCAATACACTGCCTTATTGGGAAGTATAGCCAGTCGACAGCTGGTTCAAAGCCTGAACAAAAAAGACAATCGCGTAGATATTCATTCTATAGAAGATCTTGCCTTCTGGGACAATAAATACCAAATGGGCAACTATACTTTCAGGCGCAAACCCAGAGAGGTCATCCAAAAGATTATGAAACAATCCTTACAGGTTTGTGCCGTTATGCGTGCACCCAAACATGACAGAAACGGCCAGTCTCATTTGATGCTTCCCTCCACTAATCTCGAACAACGTTATGATCGACAGGGTGGTGGCAAACGAGTTATTTGCCGTCAGGAACGCTTTGCCGATCAACCCAGTTTTAAATGCGCTACTGGGGTGCTAATTGGAAAAAGAACCATTCTAACGGCTGGCCATCTATTTTATAATAATGGAAAACGGCTGAAGGATAAGGATATTCTGAATGATTATCGGTTTGTATTCAACTACCGGCATACAAACGAAAATAGAAGTTTGCACACAGAGGCTAAAACTCGCTACCATAAGGCAGAGGAAGTTTTTTGGGCCAAGGAAGTTCGACTTATCCGTTACAACTTTACCCAGGACTTTGCCCTGATTGAATTATACAAAGATGTACCTTGGTATGATCTCAAAACCATCAATCGACACGCTCCAGCCGCCCAAAAAGGACAACCCTTGTACATGCTTGGTCATGGATTGGGCCTGCCCATGAAATACTCCGACGAAGCCAAGGTTCAGCGCATGCTTACTAAAGACTTATACGAATCGAACCTCGATGCATTTCAAGGAGATTCCGGTGCGCCCGTATTTTCAGCCAGAAACTTTCATTTAACTGGAATTCTGGTTGGTGGGCAGCGCGACTTTACGCAATATACCGAAGTGGGGTGCGTGATTTCCAGAGACCCTAACAACCCTGCTAATAGCTTTAGAAAAAAGGCCATTGAAAAGGTTCAGCGCATGGATGCGATAAATGAAGAAATCAAAAAATTGAAGATCGAAATTAATTAG
- a CDS encoding C1 family peptidase, producing the protein METEFNLSGWTPEAPDIRDFILGDPDEQQIKDDRYTEMVKHYQDADVLDNDGFFSQLTLPSASHMKAFCSPVMNQGSLGSCTAQAAVSLYEFMENKKHGEFVDGSRLFVYKTTRNLMGLTGDTGATNRSTIGALAIFGMPPETYWPYRIGQFDVEPSAFCYSFGQSFQALRYARIDHSNRQGARLLSAVKTMVNFKIPMVFGFSVYRSISRSRTTGKVPFPHARDRRRGGHAVLAVGYDDNIEIDNGHGMISKGAILFQNSWGTGWGDDGFGWLPYDYVLKGLTRDWWTMYQMEYMDLRTIGARV; encoded by the coding sequence ATGGAAACTGAATTCAATCTTTCTGGCTGGACGCCAGAAGCACCGGACATTAGAGATTTCATTTTAGGAGATCCTGATGAGCAACAAATTAAAGATGACCGTTATACTGAAATGGTCAAACACTACCAAGATGCCGATGTTTTGGATAACGATGGCTTCTTTTCTCAGTTAACCCTGCCGAGCGCGTCTCACATGAAAGCGTTTTGTTCACCCGTTATGAATCAAGGTTCACTGGGATCTTGTACGGCACAGGCAGCTGTGAGTCTTTATGAGTTCATGGAAAACAAAAAACATGGAGAGTTTGTCGACGGCTCCCGTCTGTTTGTCTACAAAACCACTCGGAACCTTATGGGACTTACCGGAGATACGGGTGCTACCAATCGCAGTACTATTGGAGCCCTGGCCATTTTTGGCATGCCTCCCGAGACTTATTGGCCCTATCGAATTGGTCAGTTTGATGTGGAACCCTCTGCGTTTTGTTATTCTTTCGGACAGAGTTTTCAAGCGTTGCGCTATGCTCGTATCGATCACTCCAACCGCCAGGGAGCTCGACTACTCAGTGCCGTTAAAACCATGGTTAACTTTAAGATTCCAATGGTATTTGGCTTTTCTGTTTATCGTTCTATTAGTCGCTCGAGAACAACTGGGAAGGTTCCATTTCCACACGCTCGAGATCGTCGTCGAGGTGGACATGCGGTTCTTGCCGTAGGTTACGATGACAACATCGAGATCGACAACGGGCATGGCATGATTTCCAAAGGAGCCATTTTGTTTCAAAACTCCTGGGGAACCGGTTGGGGAGATGACGGTTTTGGCTGGTTGCCATACGACTATGTTCTCAAGGGGCTTACCCGAGATTGGTGGACCATGTACCAAATGGAATATATGGACCTCAGAACCATTGGGGCTCGTGTTTAA
- a CDS encoding tetratricopeptide repeat protein, giving the protein MDQKKAISSPSIPSENALVYGFLTLYLLLSLIWHFTTHAPWDDDCVSRYYNVVQAAEDPVHFVEVWNRPLFVLLFFIPMMISRHGVLLMAIISAGGAFALYKAARKLELRQAWLVVPFLLFEAFFFTISRSALAEPLATAILCFSLWFYYEKRFFWFALVGSLIPLARLEMSILWVFWAYVLIRERQWKFLFMMGIPIACWSLAGSLIEGGAFWLYDETLGKENSSNRYGHTTLGHYFQRYIYVIGPVVFYFLFIGMFQRIRKKTASFALEGLFILGFCVYVLFSWKLNLGQAAGFVRHLVVLSPMATLLALYGFDFWYTAATEKRGSVEDESEFQWDEENERQNLANRIEEIQLEGTRRKRKSKAIRYEIRKVEKEFEKRKLKLTQPANATSKTRFVLSDQAFILLITCLILLVTLAFHSQEMLIHHNLTDDKDYLRAIYLGVILLVFLFLMFYSRKRSISSNWRNGMALFMGAVAISYTLFTEPPNSHNSDEREMVRAFSDLYTDGFFGDENIYTNHFYFFWANDIYPYQDRFPRLTQQNIDEAPDSSYIIWENHYSNRLMGDVPVSHFEDNPDYVVILLEDLPTTQFRISAFQKLPNATPYQKIDIYNRFLSINPNFKSPYINRARVLQEEYNKYELAIQDYERALAIDPDIVFVHYNIGMCYFHMNQLQKAYKSFYHSYQLDPEYADAYFNAGLMSNRIGDHGLALENYNKAIRLNPNLNIAHYSRAYTLVSMGRHQEAIPDYDWLIEQKTSYMRDAYYSRGTIKCYLGQIDQGCADLQKALQMNHAEAASKLSQYCGTP; this is encoded by the coding sequence ATGGATCAGAAAAAAGCCATATCCTCACCGTCTATTCCATCTGAAAATGCCCTTGTTTATGGCTTCTTGACTCTCTATCTGCTGTTATCGCTGATTTGGCATTTTACCACTCATGCTCCATGGGATGATGACTGTGTGTCTCGCTACTACAACGTCGTTCAGGCAGCTGAAGACCCGGTTCATTTTGTAGAAGTTTGGAATCGGCCGCTATTTGTGTTGCTCTTTTTTATTCCTATGATGATTTCCAGGCATGGAGTATTACTCATGGCCATTATTTCAGCCGGAGGGGCGTTTGCACTCTATAAAGCTGCTCGAAAACTGGAACTCAGACAGGCCTGGTTGGTGGTGCCTTTTTTACTTTTTGAAGCCTTTTTCTTTACCATTTCCAGAAGTGCGTTGGCGGAACCCCTGGCCACGGCTATTTTATGTTTTAGTCTTTGGTTCTATTATGAAAAGAGGTTCTTTTGGTTTGCTCTTGTGGGCTCTTTAATTCCCCTGGCCCGGTTGGAGATGTCGATTCTTTGGGTATTCTGGGCCTATGTACTCATTCGTGAGCGCCAATGGAAATTCTTGTTTATGATGGGAATACCCATTGCTTGTTGGAGTTTGGCTGGAAGTCTTATTGAAGGCGGTGCATTTTGGTTGTATGATGAAACTTTGGGAAAGGAGAATTCTTCCAACCGATATGGACATACCACATTGGGTCACTATTTTCAGCGCTATATCTATGTTATTGGACCAGTCGTTTTCTATTTCCTATTCATCGGAATGTTTCAACGAATTCGTAAGAAAACGGCCTCTTTTGCACTGGAAGGCCTGTTTATTCTTGGCTTTTGTGTTTACGTCCTCTTTTCGTGGAAACTAAATCTTGGTCAGGCTGCGGGCTTTGTCCGGCATCTTGTCGTACTCTCCCCTATGGCAACACTTCTGGCCCTCTATGGCTTTGATTTTTGGTATACGGCCGCAACGGAGAAAAGAGGTTCTGTTGAGGACGAATCTGAATTCCAATGGGATGAAGAAAACGAACGTCAAAATCTGGCGAATAGGATTGAAGAAATTCAATTGGAGGGAACAAGACGGAAAAGAAAAAGCAAGGCCATTCGCTACGAGATTCGAAAGGTGGAAAAAGAATTTGAAAAAAGGAAGCTGAAGCTAACCCAGCCTGCCAATGCCACCTCAAAAACTCGTTTTGTTCTTTCAGATCAAGCTTTTATACTTCTTATCACTTGCCTTATTCTATTGGTAACCTTGGCCTTCCATTCCCAGGAAATGCTCATTCACCACAACCTTACGGATGACAAAGATTACTTGCGGGCCATTTATTTGGGTGTTATTCTTCTGGTATTCCTATTTCTGATGTTCTATTCCAGAAAGCGAAGTATTTCGTCTAATTGGAGAAATGGAATGGCCTTATTTATGGGTGCAGTGGCTATTTCCTATACCCTGTTTACCGAACCACCCAACAGCCACAATTCCGATGAGCGGGAAATGGTTCGAGCCTTTTCCGACTTGTATACTGATGGCTTTTTTGGAGACGAGAACATTTATACCAATCACTTCTACTTCTTTTGGGCCAATGACATCTATCCCTATCAGGATCGTTTTCCAAGGTTGACTCAACAAAACATCGACGAGGCGCCCGATTCATCCTACATCATTTGGGAAAATCATTACAGCAACCGACTTATGGGCGATGTACCGGTTAGCCATTTTGAGGACAATCCGGATTACGTGGTCATTTTATTGGAAGACCTCCCCACTACCCAATTCAGGATTTCGGCCTTTCAGAAGTTACCCAATGCTACTCCTTACCAAAAAATAGATATCTACAATCGCTTTTTGTCCATTAACCCTAATTTCAAAAGCCCTTACATCAACAGAGCTCGTGTGCTTCAGGAGGAGTATAACAAATATGAATTGGCCATTCAAGATTATGAAAGAGCCCTAGCTATCGATCCTGATATAGTATTCGTGCACTACAACATCGGTATGTGTTATTTTCACATGAATCAACTGCAAAAGGCCTACAAAAGCTTTTACCACAGTTATCAGCTCGACCCTGAATATGCCGATGCCTATTTCAACGCCGGTTTGATGAGTAATCGAATTGGTGATCATGGATTGGCCCTCGAAAACTACAACAAGGCCATTCGGTTAAACCCCAATTTGAACATAGCTCACTACAGCAGAGCTTATACCTTAGTTTCCATGGGCAGGCACCAAGAGGCCATTCCCGATTATGACTGGCTCATTGAACAAAAAACGAGTTACATGAGAGACGCCTACTATTCCAGGGGGACCATTAAATGTTACTTAGGTCAAATAGATCAAGGGTGTGCCGATCTTCAAAAAGCGCTGCAAATGAATCATGCTGAAGCGGCCTCTAAACTTAGCCAATACTGCGGCACTCCGTAA
- a CDS encoding YdcF family protein produces MRLHGAFFLSIFILLQSCKTLNYDKIAVNRYQYAQTVKPFDVLVVPGTPYYQEGMTEIMLYRLLWAKHLYDRGFADYIIFSGNAVYTPYVEGCIMKEYALLLGIPADKIIVEPQAENSVDNLYYSNLLARKNELKDLLVATDAFQSLRYSRFERQTNIQYNMVPMQKDSINLDFRFQVAINDSVCFQPGWVDYKKRKPWYERFARSGGKFLPDEVVK; encoded by the coding sequence ATGAGACTGCATGGGGCCTTTTTCCTATCCATATTCATCTTGCTGCAATCCTGCAAAACCCTGAATTATGACAAGATCGCGGTAAACCGATATCAATATGCTCAAACCGTTAAACCCTTCGACGTACTGGTAGTTCCCGGAACGCCCTATTACCAAGAGGGAATGACTGAAATAATGCTCTATAGACTTCTATGGGCCAAGCATCTGTATGATCGTGGTTTTGCGGACTACATCATTTTTTCAGGAAATGCGGTATATACTCCCTACGTAGAGGGATGCATTATGAAGGAATATGCCTTGCTTCTGGGCATTCCTGCGGACAAGATCATTGTGGAGCCACAAGCCGAAAACTCGGTAGACAACTTGTATTATTCCAATCTTTTGGCCCGTAAAAACGAACTCAAAGACCTGCTTGTAGCCACAGATGCTTTTCAGTCTTTACGCTATTCCCGATTTGAACGGCAAACCAATATTCAATACAACATGGTGCCCATGCAAAAGGATTCCATCAATTTGGATTTTCGCTTTCAAGTAGCCATTAACGACAGTGTATGTTTTCAACCTGGCTGGGTAGATTACAAAAAACGCAAACCCTGGTATGAACGTTTTGCTCGATCTGGGGGTAAATTTCTACCCGACGAAGTGGTTAAGTGA